From the genome of Setaria viridis chromosome 1, Setaria_viridis_v4.0, whole genome shotgun sequence:
gcctcaatgtcatttttaccACAACTCTAAAAAAGATGGGCCTCGATATTGCTAACATGCTCACCTCAACGAACTCCccgttctatgggattgtcccaggcaacgcaaCTGTACCGCTTGGACAAGTAGTCCTACCGGTTACCTTCGAAACCAAAGACTACCGGATAGAATACATCCAGTTCAAGGTGGCAGActttgagacttcttatcacgctatcctcggaagactagCACTAGCCAAATCCATAGCAATCCCGCACTATGTTTATCTACTCCTGAAGAtgctaggacccaagggagtactctccctccaTGGAGACTTGCGAAGGTCATACAAATGTGACACAGAAGCTGTTGAGTTGGCggcgactactcaagtacccAGCTCGATACAAAAAGTCTTCACTGCTTTAAAGAAGCTCTCCCCGATGGAACTCAAAAATCCCGGAGAACAGGTCGGGGGTTACTAAGGTCAAGCTGGCAAGTGATGTGGACTTCAAAGCCATCGACCTTGAGACCGGCGACTCcaccaagacagccctgattggcacagggctagatgccaaataggaaagcacgctcgtcagcttccttcgggcaaACCAAGATATTTTCGCATGGAAACTGGCAGATATGCCAGGCATACgcggcaggcttcataaaagaagtcttccatcctgagtgGCTCGCTAACCTAGTCTTGGTCcacaagaagaacaacaatgaatggaggatgtgtatgGACTACACatacctcaacaagcattgtcttaaggatcccttcgggctcccaagGATTGATCAAGTTGTCGATTCCATAGCTGGATGCGCATTACTCTGTTTCCTGGGTTACTACTCaggatatcaccagatagccCTCAAGGATGAAGACCAAGTCAAAACTGTGTTTATCACCCCTtgtggagctttctgctacaaaacaatgtccttcgggttgaagaacgcaggagcaacgtATCAACGCGCCATCcagatgtgctttgagaaacaactCCACCGCAACATGGAAGCatatgtggatgatgtggtAGTTAAGAATagaaatccagatgatctcATCACAGATTTGGAAGAGACTTTCACCAGCCTGCGAAGCGTTCTGTTGGAAACTCAACCTTACAAAGTGTGTCTTTGGGGTACCGTCAGGGAAATtcctcgggttcatcatcagccacagaggcattgaagcaaaccCCAAGAAAATCACCGCCATTACCAATATGCAAGCTCCGTCCGGCATTAAGGACGTCCGGAAGCTGACAGggtgcatggcggccctcaacagattcatctcaaggcttggagaacggagCCTCTTCTTCTTCAAACTACTTAAATGGCAAGAAAAGTTCTAGTGGATAGAGGAGGCGGACAAGGCTCTACTACAGGTAAAGgatttcctatcaaagccaccgatcaTCACAACGCCAACCCCAAATGAGGACTTGCTGTTATACATCACTGCTACTACTCATGCCGTAAGCATGGCAATAGAGTCAAAAGATCAGAACCAGGTCATGTATACAAATTCCAGAGACTAGTTTACTTCGTTTGTGAAGTACTCCCAGACTCCAAGACATGTTACCCACCGGTCCAGAAGTTGCTCTACGTTATACTACTCACCTCACAGAAATTGCGACActatttccaggaacacaagatcATCATGGTCACTGATTTCCCCTAggtgaaattctccataattgAGATGCCACGGGCAGAATCTCTAAATGGGCAGTGGAATTTGGAGCGCTCTCCCTGGAATTCAGGCCACGAACCGCGATCAAATCTCAAGCTCTactcgatttcatggcagagtggaggGAGAATCAATTACCAACATCAGCAGAATgcctagagcattgggtcatgtactttgatggatcactcaagctcgaaggtgccggcgcaggagtactcttgatatccccaagggtgaacaactcaaatatgttcttcagatattctgggaggtgtcgaataacgaagccgagtacgaagcattACTACATGGGTTACGCCTAGCAGTATCCCTAGGGATCAAGAGATTACTAGTCTACGGTGACtcgctagtagtcatcaaccaagtcaacgatgagtggaaCCGCAACAaagagaacatggatgcgtactgcaaagaagtccgcaagctAGAAAATAAATTTTCAGGCCTGGAATTCCACCACGTTGTCCGTGATAACAATGTTGCTGCGGACGTCCTGTCCAAGATGGGTTCAACACGTTCTCAAGTTCCAGTAGGAGTCTTCATCCACGAGCTTCGCAAGCCATCCATCGTGGAGCAGGCACCCTTAACAACCACCGATCGCAGCATAGTAGAACCAGATCGGgtggttatgatgattgatgtggattggagaacaccatttattgactacatcaaagagcacaaactaCCCTTAGACAAATGTAGGTAGAGCAAGTCTTACGAcgaagcaaaagttatgtactcgtcggagacaagctatacagaagaggcgcatcttcaggagtactcatgaagtgcgtcacacgagaagatggcaaggacatattggaagaAATATACAAAgggatctgcggcaaccacacaTCTTCGTGCACAATAGTGGGAAAGGCCTTTAGAGCAGCGTTTTACTAGCCTACCGCACTAGCCGATGCAGAGGAACTAGTCTATCGATGCCAAAGTTGTCAGTTCTTTgcaaagcaacaacatgtccctgcctacaagctcatcacgatacctccaacatggcccttctcATGTTGGGGACTCGATATGATTGATCCACTTCCAACAGCGCccggaggattcaatcgagtactcgtagtgatcgacaagttcacaAAATGGATCGAAATGAAGCCTGTCACCTGCCCCAAGTCAGATAAGGTACCGCGATGAGTCCATCACTATGGATTCCCAAACCCATCACGGATTTAGGCTCCACTTTCAGCAACCATGAATTCTGGGAGTTCTGTGAAAATAGCGAAATCGACATTCGTTATGTCTCTAtcgctcacccaagagccaacAACCAAGTTGAGCGCACCAATGGGATGTTACTTGATGCCttgaagaaaaggttgcacgacattggcaacaccaagggaggcaagtgcctcaaagaactacccaacgtaCTCTAGGAGCTACGtactcaaccgtgcaagcctacggGGTAGTCACCCTACTTTCTAGTCTATGGttcagaagccatactccctgccaacgtcatgtggaaatctcccacAGTCTAACAAAACAATGAAGGTgcggtagaagaaacaaggcgtctaaacatagacagtctagaagaagcccGCTATGCGAcactcgtccagtcagcaaggtaccttgaaggactcCGCTGTtaccatgatcgcaacatcaaagaacattcCTTCAACgttggtgacatggtcctcaagcgcatcCAAGACACCAtagggctgcacaaactcaattcgccatgggaggggccttacatcgtatccaaggtcacaggcccAGGATCCTACAGGCTACAACATCTCTCCGGTGAAGACGTCaagaactcgtggaacatcgagcatctctatcgtttctacccctagttAGTAGACTATGGGACATTGTACACAGGCCACTGGCCTCAACCTTTTttttgcaattattttttggTGGCAGTCGACTATATGTCCTCGCCTCAAATAGCAGCTCGCAAAGGCAGGTCAGTTgcaaccatgagctattcagctctctgggCCTTAGCACCCCAATATGACTTGTAGTTACAAGTCTACTCACCaagcggctcgcaaaggcgggtcagctaCAACCATGAGCTATTTAGCTCTCTGGGCCTTAGCGCCCTAGTACGACTTGTAGTCACAAGTctacttgagttattcaactcaccaagcggctcgcaaaggtgggtcagctgcaaccatgagctattcagctctcggGGCCTTAGCACCCTAGTTCGACTTGTAGTCACAAGTctacttgagttattcaactcacccaCATCTAGCTAGCAAAGGCGGGTTAGTAGCAACCATGAGCTAGTAAGCTCTGTGGGCTATGACGCCCCAACATGGCTTGTGTTCACAAGTCTAAGAGAGTTATTTCAACTCATCCAATGATCTGCAAATGGGGACCAACAGCGCAAGAAGCCAACCAGTTGACAAGAAGAGTACAGAAAACTGCTCGTTTCAACCTACTTATCTCATATATGCATTTTTCGTATTAACGAATCTTGCAGGATACATCAATGCAGTACTAGAAAACCCTCCTTTAGCTACGCTAGATTTAGAGTTAGACACGCTTTATTTCGTCTCTGTGTCAATGTAGGCACGCTTTCATAAAGTGTGTTAGAAGCATCTTCATACGTACCGCTTCAGACCTTGTAGAGACGAATCCTTTAAGCATTGCTACGAAAGAAAGAGACATTTTATAAACACGTTAGATGCATATCTAAAAATATTGATACAATTTTGTAGACATACATGTAAAACGTCTCTAGTGGTGTAGTTATGTAGTATAGTAACGCTTCATTTCATATTAATAAATATAGATACAATTTATAGATACGTATACAAAACATGCCTACTAATATAGACACGTTTTATAGCGATGTCTTATTGCGTAGTAATTAGTATAGAGATGATTTAGTAGAGCGTGATGGGTGATGTGGCACGTGACGTGGCAGATGATGTGGCAGCTGATGTGGCGGATGACGTGGCAGATGTTGTGGCGGGTGATGTGGCACGTGATGTGGCCGGTGACATGGCGAGTGACATGTTTCATAGTAACACCAAATTGCGTGTTAACAAATGTAGAAACAATATTGTAGATACATTTTTATTACGTGTGTACGGATATAGACACGATTTATAGTAACACTATATTGTGTATTAAGAAATGTAGAGACGATTTATAGATACATCTATTTTCGTGTGTACTATAATATAGACACGTTTTATAGCGATGTCTTATTGCGTAGTAATTAGTATAGAGATGATTTAGTAGAGCGTGATGGGTGATGTGGCACGTGACGTGGCAGATGATGTGGCAGCTGATGTGGCGGATGACGTGGCAGATGTTGTGGCGGGTGATGTGGCACGTGATGTGGCCGGTGACATGGCGAGTGACATGTTTCATAGTAACACCAAATTGCGTGTTAACAAATGTAGAAACAATATTGTAGATACATTTTTATTACGTGTGTACGGATATAGACACGATTTATAGTAACACTATATTGTGTATTAAGAAATGTAGAGACGATTTATAGATACATCTATTTTCGTGTGTACTATAATGAttcttttatttgcatttataaatttaatatatcattttatttttgaatagTTTAATAATGTCTAATTAAAGTATCTATGATATTGCATTGGCAATCAATTCTTTACTTCACCAAAAAGAAATTGAGTAATTCATTCAAGAaccaacaagtacattaattaaAGTACTGTCAACAAGACAATTGCTTTGATAATGAAAcacaaacaaaataacaatatcatacaattatttctaaatttttcaATAACAACTAAACTCTATGCTTCATTGCCTGTTCTTGCCCCTCTCTCCATCGCGGCTTCACTTCTCCCTTGAAAAGTTATATCACCAAGTTGTTTTAGATTTGTACTTGTAGCTTTCTTCACCTGCAACGGGGGGCATGAGGTTAGATGAATACCATAATTTGAAGATATTACGAAACTGTAGGTTTaatctttgaaaaaaaatttaCATGTGAATGGGGCCATGCAATAACATAGCCAATAGCATCTATTAGTGTACGAATGTCAGAAACAGGTCTAGGTATTAGCTCATCTCCTTTATTTCTACTGTCAACATTTTCAAGACCTTCAACATAAACCCCAAcatattcctttccaagcaCGCTTCCTCCAATGTCTCGTTTGGCATCAATAGTCACTAACTTCGCATTGGCCACAATTCTTCCTTTGTTTCTTAGTGAAAGAAGATAGACTGGATAACGGCTCTACCATTTTGCAAAACATGAAGATAAGAGTTTTGTACATTTAACTAATTTAACTAGAAAAGAAATAAGCGAAATAGAAGCATACCGATTCTGACCGACACAAATTGGGGGCTTTAACTCTTCGAGCCCTCTAGAATAGGTAGGAATTATATTAGTCAAAATAAAGCATCACTAAAGCAAGTTCActcattataaataatattgcAATGTTAGCTTAGACATACCATGTTTGTCAAAAATTTGTGGTTGCATTACCATTACCTTCATGAATAGAACTCTGAATATGTGCCTCCTGTAGCCACAGCGTAGATAGCAGTATGAGTTTGTAGACAACTAGATATGGCCATAGCAGTATGAGTTTGTAGACAACTAGATATGGCCAAAGTAGTTGTATCACAACAGGAATAGGACTGTATCATGCTTTTAGCGCTAGCAAGGTACTATTCAACTGTGATCACCCTGTCTAATATTGTGCTGCAAGACAAATTTGATGTTAAAAAAAGGGACTATTCACTGAGGCTAAGCTCTGCTGTAGTTAAGGAAATCATGACTTGACACCACTAAAAATGGTACTAAAATCTATGTTATTGCTGCCACGCACAACTACATCAAGCTTTATGAGGGTCTTTGTTGGATGGTCTGAAAGTTATATaaacactctttgtgggacaagTTTTGGAGACTAAACGAACAGTgcttttaggatggagggagtaattaattAGAAATTTAGAATCATACGGCTAAGATGACAGGAAGTGGTGGTGCATTCCAGATGTTACTTGACTGGCTGAGGATGATAGAGACAGGTTGCTATTGCAATGGCTAGGAATGCCAGTTGAGATTTAGAAGATGGCAGGTACATATTACAACAGTATCAGATGAACGCTATGCTTTGCATTCATTTATTTAAGTCTTTTAGATGGGGCTGATCTATGCCCTTTTTTGGCAATGAAATGTGCAAACAATATGTGGTAAACATTCCGCATGTCTAACTTCCTGTCCCAATAAGATGAAATGGTCTTGAAAGGGACTTGTATCTAATTTCTTGCCCTAATAAAATTATAGTCGTTATCCTGTAACACAACTTCCTTTTGCTTTGACAAAATACAGAACATTTGCTAATTTGCGTGTAATTTTCAAGTGAATTTTAGGATCTTATGATAGGTACACTGACAGAACTCGATGGTGATCTTACTGTAGCTGGTCCGACAAAAACCAGAACCATAGATTGTAACCCAGCAACAACCTCAATAACAATGAACAAGCCAATAGGGATGTAGAATAGACCTATCTACGACAGCGGCACTACGGGACCTGCCTTCCTCTAAACCTTGTAGCTTAGATCTTCTTCACTGACAATAAACTACCATATCTTTTCTAGATACCATTTTTCTTAAATGAAGAAAGCACCGCTTCCGGCATCTGCTCCAACTAGTAATGCACACACAACCAAATATTATTTGATATAATTTATTTGGGGAGGGATTTCCTTTCATATGGTAACAAATTTTTGCATCTATGTCACTACTCTCTTTGATTCATTAATATCTAGGCTTGCTGAATTTTAACCACCTGTATCCCTATGCGATTTATTCAGCAGTTTTGAGTTGGGCAATCTAAAAAATCAGAACAAGGCTTGCATTGAGATTGAGAGAACTAATATTATTGTAAAATCTGTCTTGTAAGAAATATTGTTAACTGGGCAAAGTGGAAGTTATGGGCCTTCAACTTTTTCCGGAGAGATGATGGCAAATTTTAAGACAAATGTAACATGTCATTAAATTAAAAAGTTGATATTCAGGCTAGTACGTGCTACGTATAAGTAATCACAATTACAAGGAGTCTAGGACCAAAAGCAAAACTATTTCATAAGAGAAACAATGTGCCTAGTATTGCTGGCATTCaacaaaaagaaacaacagGAAGGGCAAACTTCTAGAAACTTATGACCCTGAAAACTGAGTAatttgaagaaaacaaagcaTATCCAAAATCCAGCAAATGGCTATCAGAT
Proteins encoded in this window:
- the LOC117849986 gene encoding uncharacterized protein isoform X1 — protein: MITALHTHLVMCTLPRMKCSRRHPPKTVRLYLVSKQLPRRHIFRVLFMKRARRVKAPNLCRSESSRYPVYLLSLRNKGRIVANAKLVTIDAKRDIGGSVLGKEYVGVYVEGLENVDSRNKGDELIPRPVSDIRTLIDAIGYVIAWPHSHVKKATSTNLKQLGDITFQGRSEAAMERGARTGNEA
- the LOC117849986 gene encoding uncharacterized protein isoform X2, producing MITALHTHLVMCTLPRMKCRRHPPKTVRLYLVSKQLPRRHIFRVLFMKRARRVKAPNLCRSESSRYPVYLLSLRNKGRIVANAKLVTIDAKRDIGGSVLGKEYVGVYVEGLENVDSRNKGDELIPRPVSDIRTLIDAIGYVIAWPHSHVKKATSTNLKQLGDITFQGRSEAAMERGARTGNEA
- the LOC117849986 gene encoding uncharacterized protein isoform X3, which produces MITALHTHLVMCTLPRMKCSRRHPPKTVRLYLVSKQLPRRHIFRVLFMKRARRVKAPNLCRSESVKKATSTNLKQLGDITFQGRSEAAMERGARTGNEA